From the Drosophila suzukii chromosome 2 unlocalized genomic scaffold, CBGP_Dsuzu_IsoJpt1.0 scf_2c, whole genome shotgun sequence genome, one window contains:
- the LOC139354286 gene encoding putative mediator of RNA polymerase II transcription subunit 19 — translation MKSNEMDRFNMLENTFKPITKPLNVIAENFLKKNKKADTKCNVENPTNPNNNNNKRELIKYDDQHRGRRREGQQQQQQQQQQQHVEMLKHKRRYSPKRVMRRRLDTDEHDDDDHDDDLGIKVREKRKDSILNRSHHHQHQQQQQQGELGAQGEQEGEGEQQMYYY, via the exons ATGAAGTCGAATGAAATGGATCGATTTAATATGCTGGAAAATACCTTTAAACCAATTACAAAACCTTTGAATGTGATTGCggaaaattttctaaaaaagaaCAAGAAGGCGGATACTAAATGCAACGTTGAGAATCCGACTAACccgaacaacaacaacaataagcGTGAACTGATAAAATATGATGATCAGCATCGAGGTCGTCGTCGAGAaggacaacaacaacaacagcagcagcagcagcaacaacatgtTGAAATGCTTAAACACAAAAGACGATACTCTCCAAAGAGGGTTATGCGAAGAAGACTAGACACCGACGAGCACGACGACGACGACCACGACGACGATTTGGGGATAAAAGTGCGGGAAAAAAGAA AAGACTCAATTTTAAATCGTagtcatcatcatcaacatcaacagcagcagcagcagggagAGCTGGGGGCGCAGGGGGAGCaggagggagagggagagcagcAGATGTACTACTACTAA